A region from the Misgurnus anguillicaudatus chromosome 7, ASM2758022v2, whole genome shotgun sequence genome encodes:
- the LOC141365164 gene encoding kinesin-like protein KIF28 has translation MLEIYNEQVIDLLSKASRSSGGLRVREDQQRGFYVEGLRRVPCDNAVQVEQLMEQGTRTRTTVATHMNANSSRSHMLIIVQLKQIFSKECITKQSNINLVDLAGSERQRSSGSEADRLKEGTAINLSLTTLGNVISALADMALGKKVVHIPYRDSILTKLLQSALGGNSRTVMIATLSPAEICYEESVALYTPICREGKENPESSCGE, from the exons ATGTTGGAAATTTACAACGAACAG GTTATAGATCTCCTATCAAAGGCCAGCCGATCTTCTGGTGGTCTTCGGGTACGAGAGGACCAGCAGAGGGGTTTCTACGTGGAGGGTTTAAGGCGGGTGCCCTGTGACAATGCTGTACAGGTGGAGCAGCTGATGGAGCAGGGAACACGCACCCGAACCACTGTGGCCACGCACATGAACGCCAACAGCAGTCGCTCGCACATGCTCATCATCGTCCAACTCAAACAG ATATTCTCAAAGGAGTGCATCACCAAGCAATCTAACATTAACTTGGTGGACTTGGCTGGCAGCGAGAGACAAAGGTCATCGGGGTCAGAAGCTGACAGGCTTAAGGAAGGGACAGCTATAAATCTCAGTTTAACAACCCTCGGAAATGTCATCAG TGCTTTAGCAGACATGGCTCTTGGGAAGAAGGTGGTTCATATCCCTTACAGGGACTCCATCCTTACCAAACTATTGCAGTCCGCCCTCGGTGGCAACAGTCGAACGGTCATG attGCAACTTTAAGCCCTGCTGAAATTTGCTATGAAGAGTCAGTCGCTCTCTACACTCCGATATGCAGAGAG GGCAAAGAGAATCCAGAATCGAGCTGTGGTGAATGA
- the LOC129417023 gene encoding protein ELYS-like isoform X1, with the protein MYCVRLPETRFRAIMYCCPFVDVIASTSFVNRFGLNRLLNVNVLITTSQRGPKKTAAVSRPFFGRLIARVFLALYRLVLFFWGCPDRSGEPEEPEVHRGQNSRRPRMPAVESAGMPVHLISDFTAMETFTSSLLSFPEVTIDALGEDEVTLDSVLHGRFTVGKSGLAWLACGPQLEVVHAVTGERVSAYRFSGVSEDPPTVLAVRDFCWLKRTGLLVGLEEGEGSMLCLYDLAISRVVKAVVIPGKITAIEPLVSYGGASASTQHLHQSLRWFFGVAAVVTDVGHVLLVDLCLDDLSCRQSELEASDLEVVSPSEIPRFREGAIQQGRHLCLQLSSPTDTGATALQYIQRTNQLAVGFADGYLQLWNMKTLKKEYHSRLEGGRVPVYAFTFQEPENDPRNCCYLWAVQSAQDHEGDVVSLHLLQLAFGERKCLASGKIIYEGLEYCDERYSQDLNGTAFPLRAQTTNTRLIGCQTIEKFRHHPDRDDSMNEAASPDTSVSIFSWQVKPYGQSQPSTFIGVFDINRWYHAQMPDSLRTGTSLRNCPYLAVWSLDSVVEMTASCPLMDLIVHERSLSRGLPYTCPPPEQFFNPTTYNFDGSCLLNTGIVHFTCSGHQKETLSYLKKLAPSLGDSITNGYSRCLMSGLLSSRLADVQPSSLSQEEQLDAILCTAVETSSLGFITGCIKQWTTEEQAGAAVNLRYILEWAWNKVVRTKEELDEICAPLFDSFTNFTDPQTLQLLQHSQRLLANLSTIFHCLLNDAQELTQKGLVGLMNKCMVSSLISQYAQVVLWFCRTGLLPEGTDDDVLQISRPFYSHSIIKNYYVSQREELQRLAKDKWCADCLMIDGLVTQCGERLVELWRRDEGGTGQYPPPTLHALLDIYQLETVEESAKHAIVIYFLLDFDHFLLGSSESFPTAFGIPIGLVKLVQGMWLLDHHDHESALELLLHPATSHSLWSWQHERVLQALMCQQKHTLALRYLHVMKPPLCTTSQAKLSLSVLLHNRCIVEAWALLRQRCNKLNMEELMKFLFNTCQELGLMKELLNLPLGMAEQECLERFLSNSGGFQSLELLMVHYIQQANYVSALKVNQTLIMNLGVCLDPRPRESEYLPSPNLPEPFVEPVEQEPYIEPSVESELPVKELVGHEPVADAAVYTDIIDEPKNSEGESMETSEAQKTPQKTTRRKKSRRLRDTIYKEDPQPQTGESPIKAVNEDAVNSHPKEDNGPVDDAVETEAVKPKKKRKSR; encoded by the exons ATGTACTGTGTTAGGTTGCCCGAGACAAGATTCAGAGCAATTATGTACTGCTGCCCTTTTGTTGATGTGATTGCTTCCACCTCATTTGTAAATCGCTTTGGATTAAAccgtctgctaaatgtaaatgtacttatTACTACCAGCCAAAG GGGTCCAAAAAAAACCGCTGCGGTTAGCCGGCCATTCTTTGGCCGGCTAATCGCACGGGTTTTTTTGGCGCTCTACAGATTGGTCCTGTTTTTTTGGGGCTGCCCGGACCGTAGCGGTGAACCGGAGGAACCGGAGGTTCACCGCGGACAAAACAGCAGGCGTCCTCGGATGCCAGCTGTGGAGTCCGCGGGGATGCCGGTTCACCTTATTTCGGATTTCACCGCAATGGAGACCT TCACCAGCAGCTTGCTGAGTTTCCCAGAAGTGACGATAGACGCTCTGGGAGAGGATGAAGTTACGCTTGACTCCGTACTGCATGGAAGATTTACTGTTG GAAAGAGTGGACTGGCCTGGCTTGCTTGCGGGCCCCAGTTGGAGGTGGTCCATGCAGTTACTGGCGAGCGTGTCTCCGCTTACCGCTTCAGCGGGGTGTCCGAGGATCCGCCCACGGTGTTGGCCGTGCGGGATTTCTGTTGGCTAAAGCGAACAGGGCTCCTCGTGGGTCTGGAGGAAGGTGAAGGCAGTATGTTGTGCCTTTATGATCTTGCTATCTCCCGTGTTGTCAAGGCTGTGGTCATACCTGGCAAG ATAACAGCCATTGAGCCCTTGGTTAGCTATGGAGGGGCCAGTGCCAGCACACAGCATCTGCATCAGAGTCTACGTTGGTTCTTTGGAGTTGCTGCTGTGGTAACAGATGTCGGTCACGTTTTGCTGGTTGACCTCTGTCTGGATGACCTGTCTTGCAGGCAGAGTGAACTGGAAGCCTCAG ATTTGGAAGTGGTCTCTCCCTCTGAGATCCCACGCTTTAGAGAGGGTGCGATTCAGCAGGGCAGACACCTGTGCCTGCAGCTCAGCAGCCCCACAGATACAGGGGCAACAGCGCTGCAGTATATACAGCGGACCAACCAGCTTGCTGTAGGCTTTGCTGATGGCTACCTGCAGCTCTGGAACATGAAGACCCTCAAAAAAGA ATATCACTCACGGCTAGAGGGTGGCAGAGTGCCCGTCTACGCGTTCACGTTCCAGGAACCAGAGAATGATCCCCGAAACTGCTGCTATTTGTGGGCCGTGCAGTCAGCACAGGATCA TGAGGGGGATGTGGTTAGCCTTCATTTATTACAGCTGGCCTTTGGAGAGAGAAAGTGTTTGGCCTCAGGGAAAATTATCTATGAG gGTCTAGAGTATTGTGATGAGCGATATAGTCAGGACCTGAATGGCACGGCGTTCCCACTCAGGGCTCAAACTACTAATACTCGTTTGATCGGCTGCCAGACTATAGAGAAGTTTCGTCACCATCCTGATCGCGATGACAGCATGAATGAAG CGGCATCTCCGGATACAAGCGTATCAATTTTTAGCTGGCAAGTCAAGCCTTACGGACAAAGCCAGCCATCTACCTTCATTGGTGTTTTTGATATTAACAGATGGTACCATGCTCAGATGCCAGACTCACTAAG AACGGGTACATCTTTGAGAAATTGTCCTTATCTGGCAGTGTGGTCTCTTGACTCTGTGGTAGAGATGACTGCTTCCTGTCCTCTGATGGACCTTATTGTTCATGAACGCAGTCTAAGTAGGGGCCTGCCTTACACCTGCCCCCCACCAGAGCAGTTCTTTAATCCCACAACCTACAACTTCG ATGGAAGTTGTTTGCTTAATACTGGAATTGTGCACTTTACTTGCTCTGGTCATCAAAAAGAG ACTCTGAGCTACTTGAAGAAACTGGCTCCTAGTTTGGGCGACAGCATTACTAATGGATACTCGCGCTGCCTTATGTCTGGTCTCCTGTCCTCTCGTCTTGCTGATGTCCAGCCCTCTAGCCTCTCACAG GAAGAGCAACTTGATGCCATCTTATGCACCGCTGTAGAGACGAGCTCCTTGGGATTCATCACTGGCTGTATTAAACAGTGGACCACTGAGG AGCAAGCGGGGGCAGCCGTGAATTTGCGCTATATACTGGAGTGGGCCTGGAACAAGGTTGTGCGCACCAAAGAAGAGCTGGATGAAATAT GTGCTCCACTCTTTGACAGCTTCACAAATTTCACAGATCCACAAACACTTCAGCTCCTACAGCACAGTCAACGCTTGCTGGCAAACCTCAGCACCATCTTCCATTGTTTGCTTAATGATGCACAGGAGCTCACACAGAAAG GGTTGGTTGGACTCATGAACAAATGCATGGTGTCCAGTTTGATTAGTCAGTATGCTCAGGTGGTTCTGTGGTTCTGCCGTACCGGCCTCCTTCCAGAGGGCACTG ATGATGATGTCCTGCAAATATCAAGGCCCTTTTACAGTCATTCTATTATAAAGAACTACTACGTTAGCCAAAGGGAAGAGCTGCAGAGACTGGCCAA GGATAAGTGGTGTGCGGACTGCCTAATGATTGACGGTCTGGTAACGCAGTGTGGGGAGCGTCTTGTTGAACTCTGGAGAAGGGATGAAGGTGGAACTGGACAGTATCCTCCCCCGACACTTCAT GCATTGCTTGATATATATCAGCTGGAAACCGTTGAGGAGTCTGCCAAACATGCTATT GTTATTTATTTCCTACTGGATTTTGACCACTTTTTATTGGGAAGTAGTGAGTCTTTTCCCACCGCATTTGGTATACCCATTGGTTTAGTCAAACTGGTACAAGGCATGTGGTTGCTAGATCATCATGATCATGAG AGCGCTCTGGAGCTGCTCTTGCATCCAGCCACCAGTCACTCACTTTGGAGCTGGCAACATGAGCGTGTCCTGCAAGCTTTGATGTGTCAGCAGAAGCACACTCTTGCTCTACGCTACTTGCATGTGATGAAGCCTCCACTGTGCACTACCAGCCAAGCCAAGCTTTCCCTTTCAGTCCTGCTCCATAACAG GTGTATTGTGGAGGCATGGGCGTTGTTAAGGCAGCGCTGTAATAAGTTAAACATGGAAGAGCTGATGAAGTTTCTCTTCAATACGTGCCAGGAGCTAGGTCTGATGAAAGAGCTACTGAATCTGCCACTTGGCATGGCAGAACAG GAGTGTTTGGAACGATTTCTTTCAAACTCTGGAGGTTTCCAGAGTCTAGAGCTGCTAATGGTCCACTACATCCAGCAGGCCAATTATGTTTCTGCCCTTAAAGTCAACCAGACCCTCATAATGAACCTTGGAGTATGTTTGGATCCACG CCCCAGAGAGTCAGAGTATCTTCCCTCGCCAAATCTACCAGAGCCCTTTGTGGAACCAGTGGAACAAGAACCATATATTGAGCCATCTGTTGAATCGGAACTTCCGGTGAAAGAGTTGGTGGGCCATGAACCTGTTGCTGATGCCGCTGTTTATACAGACATTATTGATGAACCTAAGAACAGTGAGGGGGAATCTATGGAAACATCAG AGGCACAAAAGACCCCACAGAAAACCACGCGTAGAAAAAAATCTAGAAGACTTAGAGACACCATTTATAAAGAAGACCCACAACCACAGACTGGAGAGAGTCCCATAAAAGCAGTAAATGAAGATGCAGTAAATTCCCATCCTAAAGAG GACAATGGCCCGGTAGATGATGCAGTGGAAACTGAAGCTGTCAAACCCAAAAAGAAGAGAAAATCTAGGTGA
- the LOC129417023 gene encoding protein ELYS-like isoform X2, translating into MYCVRLPETRFRAIMYCCPFVDVIASTSFVNRFGLNRLLNVNVLITTSQRGPKKTAAVSRPFFGRLIARVFLALYRLVLFFWGCPDRSGEPEEPEVHRGQNSRRPRMPAVESAGMPVHLISDFTAMETFTSSLLSFPEVTIDALGEDEVTLDSVLHGRFTVGKSGLAWLACGPQLEVVHAVTGERVSAYRFSGVSEDPPTVLAVRDFCWLKRTGLLVGLEEGEGSMLCLYDLAISRVVKAVVIPGKITAIEPLVSYGGASASTQHLHQSLRWFFGVAAVVTDVGHVLLVDLCLDDLSCRQSELEASDLEVVSPSEIPRFREGAIQQGRHLCLQLSSPTDTGATALQYIQRTNQLAVGFADGYLQLWNMKTLKKEYHSRLEGGRVPVYAFTFQEPENDPRNCCYLWAVQSAQDHEGDVVSLHLLQLAFGERKCLASGKIIYEGLEYCDERYSQDLNGTAFPLRAQTTNTRLIGCQTIEKFRHHPDRDDSMNEAASPDTSVSIFSWQVKPYGQSQPSTFIGVFDINRWYHAQMPDSLRTGTSLRNCPYLAVWSLDSVVEMTASCPLMDLIVHERSLSRGLPYTCPPPEQFFNPTTYNFDGSCLLNTGIVHFTCSGHQKETLSYLKKLAPSLGDSITNGYSRCLMSGLLSSRLADVQPSSLSQEEQLDAILCTAVETSSLGFITGCIKQWTTEEQAGAAVNLRYILEWAWNKVVRTKEELDEICAPLFDSFTNFTDPQTLQLLQHSQRLLANLSTIFHCLLNDAQELTQKGLVGLMNKCMVSSLISQYAQVVLWFCRTGLLPEGTDDDVLQISRPFYSHSIIKNYYVSQREELQRLAKDKWCADCLMIDGLVTQCGERLVELWRRDEGGTGQYPPPTLHALLDIYQLETVEESAKHAIVIYFLLDFDHFLLGSSESFPTAFGIPIGLVKLVQGMWLLDHHDHESALELLLHPATSHSLWSWQHERVLQALMCQQKHTLALRYLHVMKPPLCTTSQAKLSLSVLLHNRCIVEAWALLRQRCNKLNMEELMKFLFNTCQELGLMKELLNLPLGMAEQECLERFLSNSGGFQSLELLMVHYIQQANYVSALKVNQTLIMNLGVCLDPRPRESEYLPSPNLPEPFVEPVEQEPYIEPSVESELPVKELVGHEPVADAAVYTDIIDEPKNSEGESMETSEGTGCR; encoded by the exons ATGTACTGTGTTAGGTTGCCCGAGACAAGATTCAGAGCAATTATGTACTGCTGCCCTTTTGTTGATGTGATTGCTTCCACCTCATTTGTAAATCGCTTTGGATTAAAccgtctgctaaatgtaaatgtacttatTACTACCAGCCAAAG GGGTCCAAAAAAAACCGCTGCGGTTAGCCGGCCATTCTTTGGCCGGCTAATCGCACGGGTTTTTTTGGCGCTCTACAGATTGGTCCTGTTTTTTTGGGGCTGCCCGGACCGTAGCGGTGAACCGGAGGAACCGGAGGTTCACCGCGGACAAAACAGCAGGCGTCCTCGGATGCCAGCTGTGGAGTCCGCGGGGATGCCGGTTCACCTTATTTCGGATTTCACCGCAATGGAGACCT TCACCAGCAGCTTGCTGAGTTTCCCAGAAGTGACGATAGACGCTCTGGGAGAGGATGAAGTTACGCTTGACTCCGTACTGCATGGAAGATTTACTGTTG GAAAGAGTGGACTGGCCTGGCTTGCTTGCGGGCCCCAGTTGGAGGTGGTCCATGCAGTTACTGGCGAGCGTGTCTCCGCTTACCGCTTCAGCGGGGTGTCCGAGGATCCGCCCACGGTGTTGGCCGTGCGGGATTTCTGTTGGCTAAAGCGAACAGGGCTCCTCGTGGGTCTGGAGGAAGGTGAAGGCAGTATGTTGTGCCTTTATGATCTTGCTATCTCCCGTGTTGTCAAGGCTGTGGTCATACCTGGCAAG ATAACAGCCATTGAGCCCTTGGTTAGCTATGGAGGGGCCAGTGCCAGCACACAGCATCTGCATCAGAGTCTACGTTGGTTCTTTGGAGTTGCTGCTGTGGTAACAGATGTCGGTCACGTTTTGCTGGTTGACCTCTGTCTGGATGACCTGTCTTGCAGGCAGAGTGAACTGGAAGCCTCAG ATTTGGAAGTGGTCTCTCCCTCTGAGATCCCACGCTTTAGAGAGGGTGCGATTCAGCAGGGCAGACACCTGTGCCTGCAGCTCAGCAGCCCCACAGATACAGGGGCAACAGCGCTGCAGTATATACAGCGGACCAACCAGCTTGCTGTAGGCTTTGCTGATGGCTACCTGCAGCTCTGGAACATGAAGACCCTCAAAAAAGA ATATCACTCACGGCTAGAGGGTGGCAGAGTGCCCGTCTACGCGTTCACGTTCCAGGAACCAGAGAATGATCCCCGAAACTGCTGCTATTTGTGGGCCGTGCAGTCAGCACAGGATCA TGAGGGGGATGTGGTTAGCCTTCATTTATTACAGCTGGCCTTTGGAGAGAGAAAGTGTTTGGCCTCAGGGAAAATTATCTATGAG gGTCTAGAGTATTGTGATGAGCGATATAGTCAGGACCTGAATGGCACGGCGTTCCCACTCAGGGCTCAAACTACTAATACTCGTTTGATCGGCTGCCAGACTATAGAGAAGTTTCGTCACCATCCTGATCGCGATGACAGCATGAATGAAG CGGCATCTCCGGATACAAGCGTATCAATTTTTAGCTGGCAAGTCAAGCCTTACGGACAAAGCCAGCCATCTACCTTCATTGGTGTTTTTGATATTAACAGATGGTACCATGCTCAGATGCCAGACTCACTAAG AACGGGTACATCTTTGAGAAATTGTCCTTATCTGGCAGTGTGGTCTCTTGACTCTGTGGTAGAGATGACTGCTTCCTGTCCTCTGATGGACCTTATTGTTCATGAACGCAGTCTAAGTAGGGGCCTGCCTTACACCTGCCCCCCACCAGAGCAGTTCTTTAATCCCACAACCTACAACTTCG ATGGAAGTTGTTTGCTTAATACTGGAATTGTGCACTTTACTTGCTCTGGTCATCAAAAAGAG ACTCTGAGCTACTTGAAGAAACTGGCTCCTAGTTTGGGCGACAGCATTACTAATGGATACTCGCGCTGCCTTATGTCTGGTCTCCTGTCCTCTCGTCTTGCTGATGTCCAGCCCTCTAGCCTCTCACAG GAAGAGCAACTTGATGCCATCTTATGCACCGCTGTAGAGACGAGCTCCTTGGGATTCATCACTGGCTGTATTAAACAGTGGACCACTGAGG AGCAAGCGGGGGCAGCCGTGAATTTGCGCTATATACTGGAGTGGGCCTGGAACAAGGTTGTGCGCACCAAAGAAGAGCTGGATGAAATAT GTGCTCCACTCTTTGACAGCTTCACAAATTTCACAGATCCACAAACACTTCAGCTCCTACAGCACAGTCAACGCTTGCTGGCAAACCTCAGCACCATCTTCCATTGTTTGCTTAATGATGCACAGGAGCTCACACAGAAAG GGTTGGTTGGACTCATGAACAAATGCATGGTGTCCAGTTTGATTAGTCAGTATGCTCAGGTGGTTCTGTGGTTCTGCCGTACCGGCCTCCTTCCAGAGGGCACTG ATGATGATGTCCTGCAAATATCAAGGCCCTTTTACAGTCATTCTATTATAAAGAACTACTACGTTAGCCAAAGGGAAGAGCTGCAGAGACTGGCCAA GGATAAGTGGTGTGCGGACTGCCTAATGATTGACGGTCTGGTAACGCAGTGTGGGGAGCGTCTTGTTGAACTCTGGAGAAGGGATGAAGGTGGAACTGGACAGTATCCTCCCCCGACACTTCAT GCATTGCTTGATATATATCAGCTGGAAACCGTTGAGGAGTCTGCCAAACATGCTATT GTTATTTATTTCCTACTGGATTTTGACCACTTTTTATTGGGAAGTAGTGAGTCTTTTCCCACCGCATTTGGTATACCCATTGGTTTAGTCAAACTGGTACAAGGCATGTGGTTGCTAGATCATCATGATCATGAG AGCGCTCTGGAGCTGCTCTTGCATCCAGCCACCAGTCACTCACTTTGGAGCTGGCAACATGAGCGTGTCCTGCAAGCTTTGATGTGTCAGCAGAAGCACACTCTTGCTCTACGCTACTTGCATGTGATGAAGCCTCCACTGTGCACTACCAGCCAAGCCAAGCTTTCCCTTTCAGTCCTGCTCCATAACAG GTGTATTGTGGAGGCATGGGCGTTGTTAAGGCAGCGCTGTAATAAGTTAAACATGGAAGAGCTGATGAAGTTTCTCTTCAATACGTGCCAGGAGCTAGGTCTGATGAAAGAGCTACTGAATCTGCCACTTGGCATGGCAGAACAG GAGTGTTTGGAACGATTTCTTTCAAACTCTGGAGGTTTCCAGAGTCTAGAGCTGCTAATGGTCCACTACATCCAGCAGGCCAATTATGTTTCTGCCCTTAAAGTCAACCAGACCCTCATAATGAACCTTGGAGTATGTTTGGATCCACG CCCCAGAGAGTCAGAGTATCTTCCCTCGCCAAATCTACCAGAGCCCTTTGTGGAACCAGTGGAACAAGAACCATATATTGAGCCATCTGTTGAATCGGAACTTCCGGTGAAAGAGTTGGTGGGCCATGAACCTGTTGCTGATGCCGCTGTTTATACAGACATTATTGATGAACCTAAGAACAGTGAGGGGGAATCTATGGAAACATCAG AGGGAACGGGATGCAGGTAG